One Symphalangus syndactylus isolate Jambi chromosome 9, NHGRI_mSymSyn1-v2.1_pri, whole genome shotgun sequence DNA segment encodes these proteins:
- the FAM219A gene encoding protein FAM219A isoform X4, with protein sequence MMEEIDRFQVPTAHSEMQPLDPAAASISDGDCDAREGESVAMNYKPSPLQVKLGKEGSYSSLQEPETLRGISEAKNIPEKQRELARKGSLKNGSMGSPVNQQPKKNNVMARTRLVVPNKGYSSLDQSPDEKPLVALDTDSDDDFDMSRYSSSGYSSAEINQDLNIQLLKDGYRLDEIPDDEDLDLIPPKSVNPTCMCCQATSSTACHIQ encoded by the exons GACCCAGCCGCCGCCTCCATCTCTGACGGAGACTGTGACGCCCGGGAGGGTGAGTCAGTAGCCATGAATTACAAACCATCCCCGCTCCAAGTGAAGCTGG GCAAAGAGGGCAGTTACAGTTCTCTGCAGGAGCCTGAAACTCTAAGAGGCATCTCTGAAGCCAAGAACATTCCAG AGAAGCAGCGGGAGCTGGCCCGGAAGGGCTCCCTGAAGAATGGCAGCATGGGTAGCCCTGTCAACCAGCAACCCAAGAAGAACAATGTCATGGCCCGAACAAG gctggtcgtCCCCAATAAAGGCTACTCCTCGCTTGACCAGAGCCCTGATGAGAAGCCACTGGTAGCCCTTGACACGGACAG CGATGATGACTTTGACATGTCTAGATACTCCTCCTCCGGCTACTCCTCTGCTGAG ATCAACCAAGATTTGAACATCCAGCTGCTGAAGGACGGCTACCGGTTAGATGAGATCCCCGACGACGAGGACCTAGACCTCATCCCCCCCAAGTCCGTGAACCCCACCTGCATGTGCTGCCAGGCCACGTCCTCCACCGCCTGCCACATTCAGTAG
- the FAM219A gene encoding protein FAM219A isoform X17 — translation MMEEIDRFQDPAAASISDGDCDAREGESVAMNYKPSPLQVKLEKQRELARKGSLKNGSMGSPVNQQPKKNNVMARTRLVVPNKGYSSLDQSPDEKPLVALDTDSDDDFDMSRYSSSGYSSAEINQDLNIQLLKDGYRLDEIPDDEDLDLIPPKSVNPTCMCCQATSSTACHIQ, via the exons GACCCAGCCGCCGCCTCCATCTCTGACGGAGACTGTGACGCCCGGGAGGGTGAGTCAGTAGCCATGAATTACAAACCATCCCCGCTCCAAGTGAAGCTGG AGAAGCAGCGGGAGCTGGCCCGGAAGGGCTCCCTGAAGAATGGCAGCATGGGTAGCCCTGTCAACCAGCAACCCAAGAAGAACAATGTCATGGCCCGAACAAG gctggtcgtCCCCAATAAAGGCTACTCCTCGCTTGACCAGAGCCCTGATGAGAAGCCACTGGTAGCCCTTGACACGGACAG CGATGATGACTTTGACATGTCTAGATACTCCTCCTCCGGCTACTCCTCTGCTGAG ATCAACCAAGATTTGAACATCCAGCTGCTGAAGGACGGCTACCGGTTAGATGAGATCCCCGACGACGAGGACCTAGACCTCATCCCCCCCAAGTCCGTGAACCCCACCTGCATGTGCTGCCAGGCCACGTCCTCCACCGCCTGCCACATTCAGTAG
- the FAM219A gene encoding protein FAM219A isoform X10, with translation MMEEIDRFQVPTAHSEMQPLDPAAASISDGDCDAREGKEGSYSSLQEPETLRGISEAKNIPEKQRELARKGSLKNGSMGSPVNQQPKKNNVMARTRLVVPNKGYSSLDQSPDEKPLVALDTDSDDDFDMSRYSSSGYSSAEINQDLNIQLLKDGYRLDEIPDDEDLDLIPPKSVNPTCMCCQATSSTACHIQ, from the exons GACCCAGCCGCCGCCTCCATCTCTGACGGAGACTGTGACGCCCGGGAGG GCAAAGAGGGCAGTTACAGTTCTCTGCAGGAGCCTGAAACTCTAAGAGGCATCTCTGAAGCCAAGAACATTCCAG AGAAGCAGCGGGAGCTGGCCCGGAAGGGCTCCCTGAAGAATGGCAGCATGGGTAGCCCTGTCAACCAGCAACCCAAGAAGAACAATGTCATGGCCCGAACAAG gctggtcgtCCCCAATAAAGGCTACTCCTCGCTTGACCAGAGCCCTGATGAGAAGCCACTGGTAGCCCTTGACACGGACAG CGATGATGACTTTGACATGTCTAGATACTCCTCCTCCGGCTACTCCTCTGCTGAG ATCAACCAAGATTTGAACATCCAGCTGCTGAAGGACGGCTACCGGTTAGATGAGATCCCCGACGACGAGGACCTAGACCTCATCCCCCCCAAGTCCGTGAACCCCACCTGCATGTGCTGCCAGGCCACGTCCTCCACCGCCTGCCACATTCAGTAG
- the FAM219A gene encoding protein FAM219A isoform X20: MMEEIDRFQDPAAASISDGDCDAREEKQRELARKGSLKNGSMGSPVNQQPKKNNVMARTRLVVPNKGYSSLDQSPDEKPLVALDTDSDDDFDMSRYSSSGYSSAEQINQDLNIQLLKDGYRLDEIPDDEDLDLIPPKSVNPTCMCCQATSSTACHIQ; this comes from the exons GACCCAGCCGCCGCCTCCATCTCTGACGGAGACTGTGACGCCCGGGAGG AGAAGCAGCGGGAGCTGGCCCGGAAGGGCTCCCTGAAGAATGGCAGCATGGGTAGCCCTGTCAACCAGCAACCCAAGAAGAACAATGTCATGGCCCGAACAAG gctggtcgtCCCCAATAAAGGCTACTCCTCGCTTGACCAGAGCCCTGATGAGAAGCCACTGGTAGCCCTTGACACGGACAG CGATGATGACTTTGACATGTCTAGATACTCCTCCTCCGGCTACTCCTCTGCTGAG CAGATCAACCAAGATTTGAACATCCAGCTGCTGAAGGACGGCTACCGGTTAGATGAGATCCCCGACGACGAGGACCTAGACCTCATCCCCCCCAAGTCCGTGAACCCCACCTGCATGTGCTGCCAGGCCACGTCCTCCACCGCCTGCCACATTCAGTAG
- the FAM219A gene encoding protein FAM219A isoform X9: MMEEIDRFQVPTAHSEMQPLDPAAASISDGDCDAREGKEGSYSSLQEPETLRGISEAKNIPEKQRELARKGSLKNGSMGSPVNQQPKKNNVMARTRLVVPNKGYSSLDQSPDEKPLVALDTDSDDDFDMSRYSSSGYSSAEQINQDLNIQLLKDGYRLDEIPDDEDLDLIPPKSVNPTCMCCQATSSTACHIQ, translated from the exons GACCCAGCCGCCGCCTCCATCTCTGACGGAGACTGTGACGCCCGGGAGG GCAAAGAGGGCAGTTACAGTTCTCTGCAGGAGCCTGAAACTCTAAGAGGCATCTCTGAAGCCAAGAACATTCCAG AGAAGCAGCGGGAGCTGGCCCGGAAGGGCTCCCTGAAGAATGGCAGCATGGGTAGCCCTGTCAACCAGCAACCCAAGAAGAACAATGTCATGGCCCGAACAAG gctggtcgtCCCCAATAAAGGCTACTCCTCGCTTGACCAGAGCCCTGATGAGAAGCCACTGGTAGCCCTTGACACGGACAG CGATGATGACTTTGACATGTCTAGATACTCCTCCTCCGGCTACTCCTCTGCTGAG CAGATCAACCAAGATTTGAACATCCAGCTGCTGAAGGACGGCTACCGGTTAGATGAGATCCCCGACGACGAGGACCTAGACCTCATCCCCCCCAAGTCCGTGAACCCCACCTGCATGTGCTGCCAGGCCACGTCCTCCACCGCCTGCCACATTCAGTAG
- the FAM219A gene encoding protein FAM219A isoform X21, protein MMEEIDRFQDPAAASISDGDCDAREEKQRELARKGSLKNGSMGSPVNQQPKKNNVMARTRLVVPNKGYSSLDQSPDEKPLVALDTDSDDDFDMSRYSSSGYSSAEINQDLNIQLLKDGYRLDEIPDDEDLDLIPPKSVNPTCMCCQATSSTACHIQ, encoded by the exons GACCCAGCCGCCGCCTCCATCTCTGACGGAGACTGTGACGCCCGGGAGG AGAAGCAGCGGGAGCTGGCCCGGAAGGGCTCCCTGAAGAATGGCAGCATGGGTAGCCCTGTCAACCAGCAACCCAAGAAGAACAATGTCATGGCCCGAACAAG gctggtcgtCCCCAATAAAGGCTACTCCTCGCTTGACCAGAGCCCTGATGAGAAGCCACTGGTAGCCCTTGACACGGACAG CGATGATGACTTTGACATGTCTAGATACTCCTCCTCCGGCTACTCCTCTGCTGAG ATCAACCAAGATTTGAACATCCAGCTGCTGAAGGACGGCTACCGGTTAGATGAGATCCCCGACGACGAGGACCTAGACCTCATCCCCCCCAAGTCCGTGAACCCCACCTGCATGTGCTGCCAGGCCACGTCCTCCACCGCCTGCCACATTCAGTAG
- the FAM219A gene encoding protein FAM219A isoform X13: MMEEIDRFQDPAAASISDGDCDAREGKEGSYSSLQEPETLRGISEAKNIPEKQRELARKGSLKNGSMGSPVNQQPKKNNVMARTRLVVPNKGYSSLDQSPDEKPLVALDTDSDDDFDMSRYSSSGYSSAEQINQDLNIQLLKDGYRLDEIPDDEDLDLIPPKSVNPTCMCCQATSSTACHIQ; this comes from the exons GACCCAGCCGCCGCCTCCATCTCTGACGGAGACTGTGACGCCCGGGAGG GCAAAGAGGGCAGTTACAGTTCTCTGCAGGAGCCTGAAACTCTAAGAGGCATCTCTGAAGCCAAGAACATTCCAG AGAAGCAGCGGGAGCTGGCCCGGAAGGGCTCCCTGAAGAATGGCAGCATGGGTAGCCCTGTCAACCAGCAACCCAAGAAGAACAATGTCATGGCCCGAACAAG gctggtcgtCCCCAATAAAGGCTACTCCTCGCTTGACCAGAGCCCTGATGAGAAGCCACTGGTAGCCCTTGACACGGACAG CGATGATGACTTTGACATGTCTAGATACTCCTCCTCCGGCTACTCCTCTGCTGAG CAGATCAACCAAGATTTGAACATCCAGCTGCTGAAGGACGGCTACCGGTTAGATGAGATCCCCGACGACGAGGACCTAGACCTCATCCCCCCCAAGTCCGTGAACCCCACCTGCATGTGCTGCCAGGCCACGTCCTCCACCGCCTGCCACATTCAGTAG
- the FAM219A gene encoding protein FAM219A isoform X6: MMEEIDRFQDPAAASISDGDCDAREGESVAMNYKPSPLQVKLGKEGSYSSLQEPETLRGISEAKNIPEKQRELARKGSLKNGSMGSPVNQQPKKNNVMARTRLVVPNKGYSSLDQSPDEKPLVALDTDSDDDFDMSRYSSSGYSSAEQINQDLNIQLLKDGYRLDEIPDDEDLDLIPPKSVNPTCMCCQATSSTACHIQ; the protein is encoded by the exons GACCCAGCCGCCGCCTCCATCTCTGACGGAGACTGTGACGCCCGGGAGGGTGAGTCAGTAGCCATGAATTACAAACCATCCCCGCTCCAAGTGAAGCTGG GCAAAGAGGGCAGTTACAGTTCTCTGCAGGAGCCTGAAACTCTAAGAGGCATCTCTGAAGCCAAGAACATTCCAG AGAAGCAGCGGGAGCTGGCCCGGAAGGGCTCCCTGAAGAATGGCAGCATGGGTAGCCCTGTCAACCAGCAACCCAAGAAGAACAATGTCATGGCCCGAACAAG gctggtcgtCCCCAATAAAGGCTACTCCTCGCTTGACCAGAGCCCTGATGAGAAGCCACTGGTAGCCCTTGACACGGACAG CGATGATGACTTTGACATGTCTAGATACTCCTCCTCCGGCTACTCCTCTGCTGAG CAGATCAACCAAGATTTGAACATCCAGCTGCTGAAGGACGGCTACCGGTTAGATGAGATCCCCGACGACGAGGACCTAGACCTCATCCCCCCCAAGTCCGTGAACCCCACCTGCATGTGCTGCCAGGCCACGTCCTCCACCGCCTGCCACATTCAGTAG
- the FAM219A gene encoding protein FAM219A isoform X3, which yields MMEEIDRFQVPTAHSEMQPLDPAAASISDGDCDAREGESVAMNYKPSPLQVKLGKEGSYSSLQEPETLRGISEAKNIPEKQRELARKGSLKNGSMGSPVNQQPKKNNVMARTRLVVPNKGYSSLDQSPDEKPLVALDTDSDDDFDMSRYSSSGYSSAEQINQDLNIQLLKDGYRLDEIPDDEDLDLIPPKSVNPTCMCCQATSSTACHIQ from the exons GACCCAGCCGCCGCCTCCATCTCTGACGGAGACTGTGACGCCCGGGAGGGTGAGTCAGTAGCCATGAATTACAAACCATCCCCGCTCCAAGTGAAGCTGG GCAAAGAGGGCAGTTACAGTTCTCTGCAGGAGCCTGAAACTCTAAGAGGCATCTCTGAAGCCAAGAACATTCCAG AGAAGCAGCGGGAGCTGGCCCGGAAGGGCTCCCTGAAGAATGGCAGCATGGGTAGCCCTGTCAACCAGCAACCCAAGAAGAACAATGTCATGGCCCGAACAAG gctggtcgtCCCCAATAAAGGCTACTCCTCGCTTGACCAGAGCCCTGATGAGAAGCCACTGGTAGCCCTTGACACGGACAG CGATGATGACTTTGACATGTCTAGATACTCCTCCTCCGGCTACTCCTCTGCTGAG CAGATCAACCAAGATTTGAACATCCAGCTGCTGAAGGACGGCTACCGGTTAGATGAGATCCCCGACGACGAGGACCTAGACCTCATCCCCCCCAAGTCCGTGAACCCCACCTGCATGTGCTGCCAGGCCACGTCCTCCACCGCCTGCCACATTCAGTAG
- the FAM219A gene encoding protein FAM219A isoform X16 gives MMEEIDRFQDPAAASISDGDCDAREGESVAMNYKPSPLQVKLEKQRELARKGSLKNGSMGSPVNQQPKKNNVMARTRLVVPNKGYSSLDQSPDEKPLVALDTDSDDDFDMSRYSSSGYSSAEQINQDLNIQLLKDGYRLDEIPDDEDLDLIPPKSVNPTCMCCQATSSTACHIQ, from the exons GACCCAGCCGCCGCCTCCATCTCTGACGGAGACTGTGACGCCCGGGAGGGTGAGTCAGTAGCCATGAATTACAAACCATCCCCGCTCCAAGTGAAGCTGG AGAAGCAGCGGGAGCTGGCCCGGAAGGGCTCCCTGAAGAATGGCAGCATGGGTAGCCCTGTCAACCAGCAACCCAAGAAGAACAATGTCATGGCCCGAACAAG gctggtcgtCCCCAATAAAGGCTACTCCTCGCTTGACCAGAGCCCTGATGAGAAGCCACTGGTAGCCCTTGACACGGACAG CGATGATGACTTTGACATGTCTAGATACTCCTCCTCCGGCTACTCCTCTGCTGAG CAGATCAACCAAGATTTGAACATCCAGCTGCTGAAGGACGGCTACCGGTTAGATGAGATCCCCGACGACGAGGACCTAGACCTCATCCCCCCCAAGTCCGTGAACCCCACCTGCATGTGCTGCCAGGCCACGTCCTCCACCGCCTGCCACATTCAGTAG